The genomic segment GCCACCGCTATCGAAATTTGCACATTGGCCAACACATCAATAAACGGCGTGGCCGTGCGGAACTCAAAATCGTCCAGCAACAAGTTGCCATTCACATACACGTCCACCGTGGGGCTGGGCGAGTTGTGGATGATTTGCAACCGTGCTTGCGGCGGAGCGCCCACTTCGGGGAACTCAACCACCGTGCCATCGGCCAGCGCCGCGAACAGGCCAAAACCGGGCGTATCATTCAGAATGCCGCTCGCAAACACCCGAGCCGAAGCCCCAGCCAATACGCTCAAATCCGCTTGATAAAAGCCCACCGTCTGGTTGGTGCCAGCGACTTTCACTTGCAGGATGTAGTTGCCGGGATTGACGGCGAGATAGGGCGAGAATTCGCCAAAAGCCAAATTTGTGATGATATTGGCACCACCCGCGATAGCCACATCCACTGCCGGAGCGCCAGGCGAGCCATGCAAAGTGGCAAATTCAACCTTCGTCGGGTCAATAGCCGCCTCACGCGACTCATCCGCCAACAAATCGAACGGCGTATCCGGGTCGCTCACAATACCATTGGCAAAAACAGCGTAGGCCTTGCCCGTTTCAAAATTGACCGGGAAAGCCAACAGCACGTCGGCAGAGGAAGTGCTGCCACTACCCGCCACACCGACGGTGAAAGTTCTGTCAGCCGGAATCGTGACATAGGGAGTAGCCGTGCGGAAAGCAAAGTCATCGAGCAGCAAAGTATTGCCCGCATACACGTCCACCGTAGGGTTGGGAGAGTTGTGAATCACCTGCACCCGTGCCGTAGGGGTTGTTTGCAGTTCCACCACCTGACCATCGTTCAAAGCAGCGAAGAGGCCAAAATCTGGCACACCGCCCAACAAACCGCTGGCAAAGACCGTAGCGGAGGCACCTTCCAAAGCAGTCAAATCAGCGCGATAGGAGAACAACACGCCGGAAGTCCCTGCTGCGCGAATAGCGAAGTCGTATTTGTTGGCAGCAAGCGGGAGATAGTCCGAGTATTCGCCGTAGGCCAAATCCTGCACCACGTTGTCGGCATCAAACACCGCATCCACGTCCACCGCAGGCGCGTTGGTGACACCATGAAACACCGCCACGTCCACGCCGTTGGGCGATTGAGCGCCCGCCCTGCCGTTTTCGTTCACAAACAAGGTGAAAGGCGTGGTCAAGTCACCCACGATGCCACCAGCCGTCACGACGTAGGTTTTACCCACCTCGAAGGTCACGTTGAACGTGGCAAAAGCATCGTCGGCGGAAGTGCTGTTGGCTGGAGCCACTTTTATCTCGAGCGGCGTGTCGCCGGGTACCTCGACAAATGGCGTGGCAGAGCGGAATTCAAAATCGTCGAGCAAAAGCTCGTCGTTGACATACACGTCCACCGTGCCAGAAACGCTATTGTGGATTATCTGGACGGTCGCCGAAATGGTGGCAGCGGGGAATTCCACCACCGTGCCGTCGGGGAAGGCCGCAAACAAGCCAAACGAGGGGGTACCATTCAGCAAGCCACTGGCAAACACACGGGCTGCCTGACCTTCCCGACCGCTCAAATCGGCGCGGAAAGTACCCACCACATCGCTCGAACCCGCAGGTTTCACCTGAAGGAAATACAAGTCCGGGTCAACACCAAGATAAGGTTCAAATTCTCCATACTCAATGTCGCTGATGAGCGTCGGGCCATTGTAAAGCGCGATGTCCACTGCCGGGGCATCCGGTGCGCCATGCAGCGTTGCGAACTCAAACTTGTCGGCATCTACTGCCGCCTCGCGGGCCTCGTCGGCCAGCAGCGTGAACGGCGTGGTGGCATTGCCCACAATGCCGGAAGCAAAAACCGAGTACGTTTTGCCTGTTTCAAAATTCACATTGGCATTAAAAATAGCATCAGCCGACGAGGTGCTGCCCGCAGGCGCCACCCCTACGTTGATGTCAATGTCCGCAGGAATATCAATGAACGGCGTGGCCGTCCTGAATTCAAAATCGCTGAGCAATTTGGTGACACCCGCGTACACATCCACCGTCGGTTCAGGCGAGTTGTGCACGATTTGCACCCGTGCGGTCGGCGTGGCAGGCAATTCGATGATAGTGCCATCAGGCAGCACGGCAAACAATCCGAACGCCGGGGTGCCGCCCAGCAAGCCGCTGGCAAACAAATACGCAACTTGGCCATCCAAACTGCTCAAATCGGCACGGAAACTTGCCACAGCGGTTGGAGCGCCAGCCGGGCGCACGGCGAGGTCGTACTTGGCAGCCGGAACGTTGAGGTAAGTGGTAAACTCGCCATAGGCCAGATTTTCCACCAAGTTGTTGACCACAAACGCCGCGTCAACGTCCACCGCGGGCGCACCGGGCGAGCCATGATGCACGGCCACGTCGAAACCCGTGGGCGAACCAGTTTCTTTAGCATTCGCATCCACCATCAAAGTGAACGGCGTGGAAGGATTGCCCACAATGCCAGCGGCAAACACGGCGTACGTCTTGCCCGCTTCCAGACTCACCTGGAACGTGGCCAGCGCATCAGCAGAGGAGTCGCTGTCTTCGCCAGCCACGCCTACCACAAACTCGCGGTCGGCAGGCACACTGATGAAAGGTGTGGCCGTGCGAAAGGCAAAATTGTCGAGCAAGCGCAAGCGCCCGGCATACACGTCCACCGTCGGGTCAGGCGAGTTGTGTACCACCTGCCAACGGGCAAAAGGCGTCACCGTCAGCTGTTCCACCGTGCCGTCGGGGTGTGCGGCAAAGAGACCAAACTCTGGCGGGCTGCTGACAAAGCCACTGGCAAAAATGGTCACGCCCTTGCCTTTAAGGTCAGTGAGGTCGGTGCGGAAGGTCTCCACCGCGTTGGAGGTTCCGGCCACACGCACAGTGAGGTCGTTTTTGCCCGGCAACACACTCAGGTACTCGCTGGCAAAGCTTCCGTAGGCCACACCCGTCGCGTAGTCATTTTTTTCAAAAATCACATCAATATCCACATTGGGCGCATCCGAGCTGCCATGGAAAAACACGATATCCGTCAGGTCGGCATCGTCGGAAATTTCGCGCCCATCCGCTTTGATGGCCAATTCAAGCGGCGCGTTCGGGTCGCCCACAATTCCGTTGGCCACCACGACGTAGGTCGCGCCATTTTCCAAAGCCGCTTGAAAGTTTTTCAACGTGTCGCCCACTTCAAGGCTGTTTTCCAAAGCCACGCCGATGTTCGTAAGACCCGCAGGCAAAAACACAAAAGGCGAAGCGGTGCGATAAGCAAAATCATCAAGCGCCAAAACACCATTGACATACACATCCACCCCTTGGTCGGGCGAGTTGTGAATGACCTGCACACGAGCCACAGGCGACGAGGGCAATTCCACAGTGACACCGTTGGGAAGAGCTGCCCACAATCCAAACCCAGGAGAGCCACCGAGCAAGCCGCTGGCAAACACACGGGCGGCATTGCCAGCCAAGCCCGTCAAATCAGCCCTGAATGTGCCGACAATGGCACTGCCTCCAGCGGGCTTCACATCCAGATAATACACACCGGGGTCGAATTCCAGATAAGGCGTGAACTCCCCGTAGGCGATGTTCGACACAATCTTGCTTCCGGTACGCACCACGACATCCACCGCAGGGGCATCGGGTGCTCCATGCAACACATTGACAGCCACTTTGGCAGGGTTGACCGCGTTTTGGCGAGCGTTGTCGTCCACCAAAAGCGTGAACGGAGTGACGACGTTGCCCGCGATGCCCGAAGCCGTGACGGCGTACGTCTTGCCATCTTCGAGCGTCAGCGTGGTGCTGAAAAAAGCATCGCCCACCGAGCTACTGTTGCCCGGAGCCACCGAGACCATGAGCGGGACCCCTGTCGGCAGCGGGATAAACGGCGTTGCTGTTCGAAAAGCAAAGTCGTTGAGCGTCAGTGTACCATTCACATACACATCCACCTCTGGGTCGGGGGAGTTGTGAATGACTTGCAGGTTGGCGAACTGCGCCTGCGCCGCGACTACCGAAAGCAGCAGCGCGAGAAGGGTGTTGATTAAATGTTTCATGCTTGTGAGAGGAGATTGGTTTGTGTAAAAATTCGGTTTGTAATGCAATGCCGCTCATAACACCTCCTTTCCCCATGTGTTTAGGGTTTGCCCGTTATTTGTTGAACAAAAGCGAGCGGAGTGACTAAAATTGGCATTTTAAAAAATCGGAAAAACTTGGGTGGAGGATGGAAGGGACGCATTTCACTGTCATGTATGTGATGCTTAAAAAAAAGCCCCCGCAGCGAGTTGTGCGCACGCTGCGGGGGGCTGTGATTTTACTAAATCCACCCCAACTACTGCTTCACAAACGACCCTTCTACCCTGCCGATGGCGCTCAACAGCGACAACCGATACACGCCAGCGGGCAAATCCGATACATCGAGCAGGAAATTGTTGCCACTCGCCACGGTGAGGGTACGCACCCGGCGGCCGTCGGCGTGATAGAGCTCGACGGTGGCTTCGCCGATAGGTATGCCGTTTTGTACCTGCACCAACACGTTCAGCCACGAGGAGACCGGATTGGGCGACAAGGTCAGGCGAGCATTGCTACCCGGATTGACGACCGCCACGATGCAGTCAACCGTGCCTACCTGAACGTCGTCGGCACAGTCTGGATTCAGGTGGTCCACCACCCCGAACTTGTAGTTCGTCGCATCGTCGCCAGGGAATGGGCCGATGATGATAGGCTGCGGGTGGTTGTAGGGGTAGTTGCCGTAGTTGCTGCCATTGCCCACAATATCGAATCCTTCACTGCCGCCATTCTTGTGTTTGAAGGTGATGACCGCGAAAAACTCATTGCAAAGGCAAGGTGTCTTGACGACTTGCAAATCCCAAATATCGCACGGTGCCTGCCCGAGGCAATCGGGCACGCTGAACTCTTTCGTGCGGCAGCAGAGCGTGCCAATGTTGGAGGCCGGAAAACAAACTTTTACCACATCGTGCTGACCGCCATCCCACGGGAAGTTGGGAATGTAAAGCGGCAACGAATCAAGCGCAAAGAGGCCGAGGAACTCGCCGTTGGCCCACACCCCGAATTGATTGCCCGGCGGGTTCTGCACTTGGAAATTGAGCCAGACCTGATAGGTGCTGTCGCTGGTGCAGTCGCCTGTCTCTACTGTCAGATCGTAGATTTCGCACGGGCCGCCGGGGTTGAGGCAGTCGGGCACCTTGAATCCTTTGGTGCGGCAGCAGGCCGTCCCGGGGATGTTCGCGTTGACGAGACACACTTTGATTTCATCTTGCTGACCACCGCCCCATGGGAAATCCGCGATGTAAAGCGGCAACGAGTCGAGGCTGTAAGAATCGTACAGCACGCCATTTATCCAAAGGGAGAAAGTGTTGCTCGTCGGGTTCTGCACTTGGAAATTGAGCCAGACCTGATAGGTGCTGTCGCTGGTGCAGTCGCCCGTCTCTACTGTCAGATTGTAGATTTCGCACGGGCCGCCGGGGTTGAGGCAGTCGGGCACCTTAAATTCGAGCGTCTTGCAGCAGCCTACGATGGTGTTGCTGATAAAACACACTTTCACCACGTCGTTCGGGCCGCCGTCCCAAGGGAAATCGGGAATGTAAAGCGGCAGCGAATCGAGGCTGTAATTGCCAAGGAATTGTCCGTTGGCCCACACTCCAAACTGGTTGCCAATCGGGTTGGCGACGGAGAAATTGAGCCACACCTCATAAGTGCTGTTGGTGGTGCAGTCGCCCGTTTCCACTGTCAGGTTTGATATTTCGCAAGGGCCTGTGCCAGCACAGCAATCGGGCGCTTGGAACTCAACCAAAGTGCAGCAACCTGGGCTGTCTTTGATGCAAATTTTCAATTTGCCGAGCAACGTGTTGTTGCATGGAAACGCCGGGATGGTGATGGGCAACTGACTCAGCGGGAACATACCAAGATAAATGCCATTGGCTGTCCAAACCTCAAAAAAGTCGCTGCCGGGGTTGTTTGCCTCAAAGTCCAGCGTCACGGAATATGTCTGGTTGCCGATGTTGCACGGCCCAGCCGTGACCGAAACATTCAAAATGGAACAAGTATCGCCCGTGAGACAGTCCGGCACTTCAAATTCCTTGGCCAAACAGCAAGAATCAAGGCTGACACTGTCGTTCACACAAATGCTCACCACATCCACATCATTGCCACTCCAGGGGAAACTATCAAACACGAGCGGCACGGAGTCAATCGAAAACGTCCCCAACGAGACCCCGTTGGCCCACACCTCGAACGTGCCGTCACCGGGATTGGTAGCCTGAAAATTGAGCCGCACCTTGTAAGTGCTGTCCGAAGTGCAGGCACCCGTTTGCACAAAAATATCCGTCACCTCGCAAGGGCCAAAAGGCACGCAATCGGGCGAGCGGAACTGAAATTCCTGACAGCAAGTAGGCGCATTGCCCGTGCAAACCTTCAGATGGCTAAAAATGCCGTTGTTCCACGGGAAATCAGCAATATACAGCGGCAACTGGTCCATGCCAAAAGTGCCGAGCGGGAGGCCGTTGCCCCACAGCTGGAAAGAATCAACGGCAGCAGGGTCGTTCACTGTGAAATTCACCCAGACTCCAAAAGTGCTGTCGGAAGTGCAAGAGTCCGTCTCCACGCTCAAGCCTTTGATGCCGCATGGGTAGATAGGCAAGCAATCGGGCACTGCGAACTCGAGCGTTTTGCAGCAAACAATCTGCGGCGGCCCACTCGTGTTCAGCAAGTCAACAATGCAGACCTTCACCACATCCTTGGCTCCCCCATCCCAAGGGAAACTGTCAATGGAGAGCGGCAAATCGCTCAAATTGAAATAGCCGAGCAATGAGTCGTTCGCCCAAACACCAAACTGCGTGAGCGGCGGAATGGGGGTGGTAGTGGCGGGCGAAAAATTCAATTTCACCTGATAAGTACTGTCAGACGTGCAGTCGCCTGTTTGAACGCTTAAATCCAAAATATTGCAAGGCAAGCCCAAGCACGAAGGAGCAGCAAACTGAATCTTCGCGCAGCAGTTAGGCTTGTCTTTGATGCACACCGTCAGTTCGTCAGTCAAATCGCCATCCCACGGGAAATTGGGGATGCCGAGTGGCAGTTGGGCCAACGCAAAAGCGCCTAAATACGCGCCATTGCCCGCCCACACCTGAAAGGAATCGGCGTTGGGGTTCGACACTTGAAAATCCAACTTCAGCTTGTACGTCAGCGAGCCGGGCACACAATCGCCCACCTCCACTTTCACATTGTAAATTTCGCACGTCGTGGTCGAGAAACACCCCGGCACTTGGGCCGTCGTCGAGTCCCGACAATCCTGAAAAATCGCGTCAGTTACCACAAATTGCTTGCTCGAAGGAGCAGGGTCAGCTGTAAAAGGACCAAGCGTCAGCGGCACTTGGTTGTAGGTGAAGATGCCGTAATTGTTGCCATCGCCCGTCACGACAAACTGATTGGTCGTGCCAACGTGCTTGAAGTCAAGTTTCACAAAATACTGGCAGGCATTGGGGGTGAGCGGCGAGACCGTAGCGGTAAGGTCCTGAATGCTGCACTGATTCTGCGCGGGCAGCCACCCCGTCACAAACAGCAATAGCATCGGTAGTAAGGATGATAAACGCATGGGATAAAAAGAGTTTGATGAAAAAATCGGTTGAGAAACCGGTTTGAAGAGGATACATCGGAGATACGCGCTAAACGCTATTCGCTGCGCATTATTCCACTGTTTTTCTCAATTATTGCGTCAAATAAGGCCAAATTTTCGGGAAAAATATCAGCCCCCCCACAATGGCAGCCCCTACCGCCAACACCAACACCGCTGCGGCGGATGCGTCTTTCGCTTTGCCTGCCAAAGGGTGAAAATCGGGCGATACCAAATCCGTCAAGTATTCCAAGGCCGTGTTCATGGCCTCAGCAGCCACGACCACCGCAATGCAAAGCACCACCGCGACCCATTCGAGCGCCGATATTTTGAAAAAAAAGCCTGCAAGCGTGACAACCACCGCAGCAAATACGTGAATCCGCGCGTTTGGCTGGCTGCGCCACAAGTCGGCCAAGCCCATCAAAGCAAAGCGAAAGCTATCGGTGCGTTTCCGAAGACTCATCAGCAGGATATTTATTTTTTGAAGGAGGCGTGTCCGGGTGCATTTGGTCACGCGCCGGCATTTCCAGCGGAATGGAAGAAGGGGAAAAATGGGAGGGGTCACTGATTTCGTGTTTGAAAAAACTAATGGCCGCGCTGCAACCGAGACACACAAACATCAAGCGCGACTTGTTGATTACCAGAAAAAAAAGCCCCAGCAACAAAAAGCCCATAGCCACCAGCACGGCGTTTTCGCCCCACCATTGAACGGCGGGAAGTCGGGGAGGAAAAATACAGGTCAGCGAACCCGCCAGCAATAACAACGTCAGCCCCTGCCGCACCCGCCGATTGTCGAAAAAGCGAACATTCATGGGTCGGCAAAGGTACAACCAAACCC from the Saprospiraceae bacterium genome contains:
- a CDS encoding T9SS type A sorting domain-containing protein: MRLSSLLPMLLLFVTGWLPAQNQCSIQDLTATVSPLTPNACQYFVKLDFKHVGTTNQFVVTGDGNNYGIFTYNQVPLTLGPFTADPAPSSKQFVVTDAIFQDCRDSTTAQVPGCFSTTTCEIYNVKVEVGDCVPGSLTYKLKLDFQVSNPNADSFQVWAGNGAYLGAFALAQLPLGIPNFPWDGDLTDELTVCIKDKPNCCAKIQFAAPSCLGLPCNILDLSVQTGDCTSDSTYQVKLNFSPATTTPIPPLTQFGVWANDSLLGYFNLSDLPLSIDSFPWDGGAKDVVKVCIVDLLNTSGPPQIVCCKTLEFAVPDCLPIYPCGIKGLSVETDSCTSDSTFGVWVNFTVNDPAAVDSFQLWGNGLPLGTFGMDQLPLYIADFPWNNGIFSHLKVCTGNAPTCCQEFQFRSPDCVPFGPCEVTDIFVQTGACTSDSTYKVRLNFQATNPGDGTFEVWANGVSLGTFSIDSVPLVFDSFPWSGNDVDVVSICVNDSVSLDSCCLAKEFEVPDCLTGDTCSILNVSVTAGPCNIGNQTYSVTLDFEANNPGSDFFEVWTANGIYLGMFPLSQLPITIPAFPCNNTLLGKLKICIKDSPGCCTLVEFQAPDCCAGTGPCEISNLTVETGDCTTNSTYEVWLNFSVANPIGNQFGVWANGQFLGNYSLDSLPLYIPDFPWDGGPNDVVKVCFISNTIVGCCKTLEFKVPDCLNPGGPCEIYNLTVETGDCTSDSTYQVWLNFQVQNPTSNTFSLWINGVLYDSYSLDSLPLYIADFPWGGGQQDEIKVCLVNANIPGTACCRTKGFKVPDCLNPGGPCEIYDLTVETGDCTSDSTYQVWLNFQVQNPPGNQFGVWANGEFLGLFALDSLPLYIPNFPWDGGQHDVVKVCFPASNIGTLCCRTKEFSVPDCLGQAPCDIWDLQVVKTPCLCNEFFAVITFKHKNGGSEGFDIVGNGSNYGNYPYNHPQPIIIGPFPGDDATNYKFGVVDHLNPDCADDVQVGTVDCIVAVVNPGSNARLTLSPNPVSSWLNVLVQVQNGIPIGEATVELYHADGRRVRTLTVASGNNFLLDVSDLPAGVYRLSLLSAIGRVEGSFVKQ
- a CDS encoding DUF4397 domain-containing protein, giving the protein MKHLINTLLALLLSVVAAQAQFANLQVIHNSPDPEVDVYVNGTLTLNDFAFRTATPFIPLPTGVPLMVSVAPGNSSSVGDAFFSTTLTLEDGKTYAVTASGIAGNVVTPFTLLVDDNARQNAVNPAKVAVNVLHGAPDAPAVDVVVRTGSKIVSNIAYGEFTPYLEFDPGVYYLDVKPAGGSAIVGTFRADLTGLAGNAARVFASGLLGGSPGFGLWAALPNGVTVELPSSPVARVQVIHNSPDQGVDVYVNGVLALDDFAYRTASPFVFLPAGLTNIGVALENSLEVGDTLKNFQAALENGATYVVVANGIVGDPNAPLELAIKADGREISDDADLTDIVFFHGSSDAPNVDIDVIFEKNDYATGVAYGSFASEYLSVLPGKNDLTVRVAGTSNAVETFRTDLTDLKGKGVTIFASGFVSSPPEFGLFAAHPDGTVEQLTVTPFARWQVVHNSPDPTVDVYAGRLRLLDNFAFRTATPFISVPADREFVVGVAGEDSDSSADALATFQVSLEAGKTYAVFAAGIVGNPSTPFTLMVDANAKETGSPTGFDVAVHHGSPGAPAVDVDAAFVVNNLVENLAYGEFTTYLNVPAAKYDLAVRPAGAPTAVASFRADLSSLDGQVAYLFASGLLGGTPAFGLFAVLPDGTIIELPATPTARVQIVHNSPEPTVDVYAGVTKLLSDFEFRTATPFIDIPADIDINVGVAPAGSTSSADAIFNANVNFETGKTYSVFASGIVGNATTPFTLLADEAREAAVDADKFEFATLHGAPDAPAVDIALYNGPTLISDIEYGEFEPYLGVDPDLYFLQVKPAGSSDVVGTFRADLSGREGQAARVFASGLLNGTPSFGLFAAFPDGTVVEFPAATISATVQIIHNSVSGTVDVYVNDELLLDDFEFRSATPFVEVPGDTPLEIKVAPANSTSADDAFATFNVTFEVGKTYVVTAGGIVGDLTTPFTLFVNENGRAGAQSPNGVDVAVFHGVTNAPAVDVDAVFDADNVVQDLAYGEYSDYLPLAANKYDFAIRAAGTSGVLFSYRADLTALEGASATVFASGLLGGVPDFGLFAALNDGQVVELQTTPTARVQVIHNSPNPTVDVYAGNTLLLDDFAFRTATPYVTIPADRTFTVGVAGSGSTSSADVLLAFPVNFETGKAYAVFANGIVSDPDTPFDLLADESREAAIDPTKVEFATLHGSPGAPAVDVAIAGGANIITNLAFGEFSPYLAVNPGNYILQVKVAGTNQTVGFYQADLSVLAGASARVFASGILNDTPGFGLFAALADGTVVEFPEVGAPPQARLQIIHNSPSPTVDVYVNGNLLLDDFEFRTATPFIDVLANVQISIAVAPANSTSVDDAIATFPALFFEGRTYIATASGILGDLTTPFTLITNTEAREAALIAGDVDVAVLHGSPGAPAVDVDAVFLVDDVVDNLAYGAFTSYIGLAPDKYDLAVRPAGTPNVLASYRADLTGLAGGAAYVFASGILGGSPAFGLFAALPNGTVIELPLTPTARVQVVHNSPDPTVDVYAGNTLLIDNFAFRTATPFVDIPADRDIEVGVALDNSSSAADAIATFSVNFEEGRAYTVMAAGIVGDPLYPFNLYADGNARETGTLGATVISAFHGFYTPFVFDIGVNERLIGTIFDELAFGAFSGYAELPADDIILDVTLANSTDLLGTHYLDPNVFAEQPARIFTSGVAGNNDYGLFAVFPDGTVIELPNTPVARVQIIHNSPNPTVDVYVGADLLLDNFEFRTATSFGYVPAETQLEIGIALGNSTSVNDVIATFPVTFENRKTYIVVASGTVGGNPGFDLLVNDMGRERALDPTKLELAIHHGSPGAPNVNVTLPLAADAPVLTDFPYGTFTDYLSLDPDVYLFEVAPTSAPLPSLGVWGGDFSDLGGLVGLVFATGIPGLDPDFDLWIALPDGTTFPLPAYARTQVIHNAPNPTVDVYFDDFLVLNDFAFRQATNFGFFPANVPFTLSVAPANSTSVGQAIYSLPVTGLETSKTYVIMAAGVVGGNPGFSLIVNDDARHRAYTAGNVEASLFHGSPDAPAVDVQLAGGPVLYDDVAFGEFADYISVPPSTYIVQVTPADNNAAVLKTYRATLNNFGNAALTLFASGFFSSGQPGFQVWAAEANGNTFPLEELVSTNELDTKISNMQLAPNPTVADLFVRFNLTETENLRYAVRDVTGRMVYEGDFGTVNAGYFAQRLDVGFLSPGLYQLEIVSDAGIRTMKFVVQKP
- a CDS encoding diacylglycerol kinase family protein, which encodes MSLRKRTDSFRFALMGLADLWRSQPNARIHVFAAVVVTLAGFFFKISALEWVAVVLCIAVVVAAEAMNTALEYLTDLVSPDFHPLAGKAKDASAAAVLVLAVGAAIVGGLIFFPKIWPYLTQ